The following are from one region of the Staphylococcus argenteus genome:
- the rarD gene encoding EamA family transporter RarD — protein MNTEYKKSIFLALSAYVLWGILPIYWQFIDTIGAFEILAFRIIFSVIFMIFILAVGKKQRHAFQRDVNQLLAKPIQLLAIVVAGYVITLNWGTFIWAVTNGHVLQSSLGYYINPLVSILLALIFLKERFNKFEWLAIFFAFIGVLYMTIKIGEFPIVSIILALSFGTYGLLKKVVHIDAISSITIECIVTAPAGIIYVIYLWQQHQMSFGFNMSSFWLLFSGAITAVPLILFSAGAKRIPLSLIGFIQYVGPTIMFVLGIFVFKEPFNIHQLITFVFIWIGIVLYSISQYIKLKKNPVAKTL, from the coding sequence ATGAATACAGAATACAAAAAGAGCATATTTTTAGCACTAAGTGCCTATGTTCTTTGGGGAATATTGCCTATATACTGGCAATTTATTGATACGATAGGTGCTTTTGAAATTTTAGCGTTTCGAATTATATTTTCAGTAATATTTATGATTTTTATATTAGCTGTAGGTAAGAAGCAACGGCACGCTTTTCAAAGAGATGTGAATCAATTGTTAGCCAAACCTATTCAACTATTAGCTATCGTTGTAGCAGGCTATGTCATTACGTTGAACTGGGGAACCTTTATATGGGCAGTAACAAATGGACATGTCTTACAATCAAGTTTAGGATATTATATTAATCCACTTGTCAGCATTTTACTCGCACTGATCTTTTTAAAAGAAAGATTTAATAAATTTGAATGGTTAGCCATTTTCTTCGCATTCATCGGCGTATTATATATGACAATTAAAATAGGCGAGTTTCCAATAGTATCTATTATCTTGGCGCTATCTTTTGGAACATACGGTTTATTGAAAAAAGTAGTACATATAGATGCTATCAGTAGTATTACCATTGAGTGTATTGTTACCGCACCAGCCGGCATTATATATGTCATTTATTTATGGCAACAACATCAGATGTCGTTCGGGTTTAACATGTCATCATTTTGGTTGTTATTCTCCGGTGCGATTACGGCAGTACCACTTATCCTATTCTCAGCCGGTGCAAAACGTATACCTCTTTCATTGATTGGATTTATTCAATATGTAGGACCAACAATTATGTTTGTGCTTGGTATCTTTGTATTCAAAGAGCCTTTTAATATACATCAATTAATTACTTTTGTATTTATTTGGATAGGTATTGTGTTATACAGCATTTCTCAATATATTAAGTTGAAGAAAAATCCGGTAGCAAAAACGCTGTAA
- the bstA gene encoding bacillithiol transferase BstA — MTTKTVFDVIDMGLGYLVNVYDTWKVDKVLDDYHKPFANTIHWQFGHVLTIFESALAVAGKENIDLNIYRPLFGNGSSPTEWKDEVPSIETILEGLQTLPERARKLTEDDLAIELQQPIAGCKTLEELLVLNAIHIPLHAGKIEEMSRVLKSFK, encoded by the coding sequence ATGACTACAAAAACGGTATTTGATGTCATTGATATGGGTTTAGGATATTTAGTAAATGTGTATGATACTTGGAAAGTTGACAAGGTACTTGATGATTATCATAAGCCTTTTGCGAATACAATTCATTGGCAATTTGGGCATGTATTAACTATTTTCGAATCGGCATTAGCTGTTGCTGGCAAAGAGAATATTGATTTGAATATTTATAGACCTTTATTTGGAAACGGTTCGTCCCCAACTGAATGGAAAGATGAAGTACCTAGTATTGAAACAATTTTAGAAGGGCTTCAAACATTACCTGAACGTGCACGAAAACTAACTGAAGATGATTTAGCAATTGAATTGCAACAGCCGATTGCCGGATGTAAAACTTTAGAAGAGTTATTAGTATTAAATGCCATTCACATCCCACTTCATGCTGGTAAAATTGAGGAAATGTCTCGTGTATTAAAAAGTTTTAAATAA
- the trhO gene encoding oxygen-dependent tRNA uridine(34) hydroxylase TrhO, with protein sequence MNYQVLLYYKYTTIDDPELFAQDHLAFCKAHNLKGRILVSTEGINGTLSGTKEETEQYMAHMHANERFKDMVFKIDEADGHAFKKMHVRPRKEIVALDLENDVDPRQTTGQYLSPVEFRKALEDDDTVIIDARNDYEFDLGHFRGAIRPDITRFRDLPDWIKENKELFADKKVVTYCTGGIRCEKFSGWLLKEGFEDVAQLHGGIATYGKDPETKGQYWDGKMYVFDDRISVDINQVEKTIIGKDWFDSEPCERYINCANPECNKQILVSEENEAKYLGACSYECAKHERNRYVQTNQISDSEWQQRLTNFDDLHQHA encoded by the coding sequence ATGAACTATCAAGTTCTTTTATATTATAAATATACGACGATTGATGACCCTGAACTGTTTGCTCAGGATCACTTAGCTTTTTGCAAAGCGCACAATTTAAAAGGTAGAATTCTTGTTTCTACAGAAGGTATTAACGGTACATTATCTGGTACTAAAGAAGAAACCGAACAATATATGGCACATATGCATGCCAATGAACGCTTCAAAGACATGGTATTTAAAATTGATGAAGCTGATGGACATGCCTTTAAGAAAATGCACGTACGACCTCGAAAAGAAATCGTTGCTTTAGATTTAGAGAATGATGTAGATCCACGCCAAACAACTGGTCAGTATTTATCACCTGTAGAATTTAGAAAAGCACTTGAAGATGATGACACGGTCATTATTGATGCACGTAACGACTATGAATTTGATTTAGGTCATTTCCGTGGCGCAATTCGCCCAGATATCACACGTTTTAGAGATTTACCAGACTGGATTAAAGAAAACAAAGAATTATTTGCTGATAAAAAAGTAGTCACATACTGTACTGGCGGTATTCGTTGTGAAAAATTTTCTGGATGGCTTTTAAAAGAAGGTTTCGAAGATGTGGCACAGCTTCACGGTGGTATCGCTACATACGGTAAAGACCCTGAAACAAAAGGTCAATATTGGGACGGTAAAATGTATGTATTTGATGACCGTATCAGTGTTGATATTAATCAAGTTGAAAAAACAATTATTGGTAAGGATTGGTTTGATAGTGAGCCGTGTGAACGCTATATTAATTGTGCCAACCCTGAATGTAATAAACAAATATTAGTTTCAGAAGAAAATGAAGCCAAATATTTAGGCGCATGCTCTTATGAATGCGCTAAACATGAGCGCAATCGTTATGTTCAAACAAATCAAATTAGTGATAGCGAGTGGCAACAACGTTTAACAAACTTTGATGATCTACATCAACATGCATAA
- a CDS encoding PadR family transcriptional regulator, giving the protein MSVSNQIMKGLLDGAILGLIAQGETYGYEIMTKLKDQEFPEISEGSIYPVLMRLNKKGYVDTTIKKSSNGGPRRKYYTITDSGLKELKVFKSKWQALNKGMINLFGGENDVK; this is encoded by the coding sequence ATGTCAGTTTCTAATCAAATTATGAAAGGTCTCTTAGACGGCGCGATATTAGGTCTCATTGCACAAGGTGAAACTTATGGATATGAAATTATGACGAAACTCAAAGATCAAGAGTTTCCAGAGATAAGCGAGGGTAGTATTTATCCAGTTTTAATGCGTTTAAACAAAAAAGGATACGTTGATACGACTATAAAAAAATCTAGTAATGGTGGCCCAAGGCGAAAATACTATACGATTACCGATTCAGGTTTAAAGGAACTAAAAGTATTTAAATCAAAATGGCAAGCTTTGAATAAAGGGATGATTAACTTGTTTGGAGGGGAAAACGATGTTAAGTAA
- a CDS encoding anion permease, translating to MENTVKYRKFVLPIIVGLLIWALTPFKPEAVDPTAWYMFAIFVATIIACITQPMSIGAVSIIGFTVMVLVGIVDMKTAVAGFGNNSIWLIAMAFFISRGFVKTGLGRRIALHFVKLFGKKTLGLAYSIVGVDLILAPATPSNTARAGGIMFPIIKSLSESFGSKPKDDSSRKMGAFLIFTEFQGNLITAAMFLTAMAGNPLAQNLASSTSNIHITWMNWFLAALVPGLVSLIVVPFIIYKIYPPTVKETPNAKSWAENELTVMGKISLAEKFMIGIFVVALTLWIVGSFIHIDATLTAFIALALLLLTGVLTWQDILNETGAWNTLVWFSVLVLMADQLNKLGFIPWLSKSIATSLGGLSWPIVLVILILFYFYSHYLFASATAHISAMYAALLGVAIAAGAPPLFSALMLGFFGNLLASTTHYSSGPAPILFSSGYVTQKRWWTMNLILGFVYFIIWIGLGSLWMKVIGIF from the coding sequence ATGGAAAATACGGTTAAATATCGTAAGTTTGTACTCCCGATTATCGTAGGTCTCCTTATTTGGGCACTTACACCTTTTAAACCGGAAGCTGTTGATCCGACAGCATGGTATATGTTCGCAATATTTGTGGCTACAATTATCGCTTGTATTACACAACCGATGTCAATTGGAGCTGTCTCTATAATTGGTTTTACAGTCATGGTACTCGTTGGTATTGTTGACATGAAAACTGCTGTTGCTGGTTTTGGTAATAATAGCATTTGGTTAATTGCAATGGCATTTTTCATTTCTAGAGGATTTGTGAAAACAGGTCTCGGACGACGTATCGCACTTCATTTCGTCAAATTATTTGGTAAAAAAACATTAGGTTTAGCATATTCTATCGTAGGTGTGGATTTGATTTTAGCACCGGCAACTCCAAGTAATACTGCGCGTGCGGGAGGTATCATGTTCCCGATTATCAAATCACTTTCTGAATCATTTGGCTCAAAACCTAAAGATGATTCATCGCGTAAAATGGGTGCCTTTTTAATCTTCACAGAATTTCAAGGTAACTTAATTACAGCAGCAATGTTTTTAACTGCAATGGCGGGTAACCCACTTGCACAAAACTTAGCATCTAGCACGTCAAATATTCATATTACATGGATGAATTGGTTCCTAGCTGCTTTAGTTCCTGGACTTGTTTCTTTAATTGTTGTACCTTTTATCATTTATAAAATTTATCCACCAACTGTTAAAGAAACACCTAATGCTAAAAGTTGGGCTGAAAATGAATTAACGGTTATGGGTAAAATTTCTTTAGCTGAAAAATTTATGATTGGTATATTTGTCGTAGCCCTAACACTATGGATTGTTGGCAGTTTCATTCACATTGATGCAACTTTAACAGCATTTATTGCTTTAGCATTATTATTATTAACTGGTGTGTTAACTTGGCAAGATATTTTAAATGAAACAGGTGCTTGGAACACATTAGTTTGGTTCTCAGTATTAGTATTAATGGCAGACCAATTAAATAAGCTTGGATTTATTCCTTGGTTAAGTAAATCTATTGCTACAAGTCTTGGTGGTTTAAGCTGGCCTATCGTGCTTGTCATTTTAATACTGTTCTACTTCTATTCACATTATTTATTCGCAAGTGCCACTGCACATATTAGTGCTATGTATGCAGCATTATTAGGCGTTGCAATTGCAGCTGGTGCACCACCATTATTTAGTGCATTAATGTTAGGGTTCTTCGGTAACTTATTAGCTTCTACAACGCACTATAGTAGTGGTCCAGCGCCGATTCTATTCTCTTCAGGTTACGTGACACAAAAACGTTGGTGGACAATGAACTTAATACTAGGGTTCGTCTACTTTATTATCTGGATTGGTTTAGGATCACTTTGGATGAAAGTCATTGGTATATTTTAA
- a CDS encoding SMP-30/gluconolactonase/LRE family protein — protein sequence MTQQDLPTLVYSGKSNSAVPIISESELQTITAEPWLEISKKGLQLEGLNFDRQGQLFLLDVFEGNIFKVNPETKEIKQPFVSHKANPAAIKIHKDGRLFICYLGDFKSTGGIFAATENGDNIQDVIEDLSTEYCIDDMVFDSKGGFYFTDFRGYSTNPLGGVYYVAPGFKTVTPIIQNISVANGIALSTDEKVLWVTETTANRLHRIALEDDGVTIQPFGATIPYYFTGHEGPDSCCIDSDDNLYVAMYGQGRVLVFNKRGYPIGQILIPGRDEGHMLRSTHPQFIPGTNQLIICSNDIEMGGGSMLYTVNGFAKGHQSFQFQ from the coding sequence ATGACACAACAAGATTTACCTACATTAGTTTATAGCGGGAAGTCTAACAGTGCTGTTCCAATTATATCTGAAAGTGAGTTACAAACAATTACAGCTGAACCATGGCTTGAAATTTCCAAAAAAGGATTGCAACTAGAAGGATTGAACTTTGATCGACAAGGACAACTATTTTTATTGGATGTATTCGAGGGAAACATTTTCAAAGTCAATCCTGAAACGAAGGAAATTAAACAGCCTTTTGTAAGTCATAAAGCAAATCCTGCAGCAATTAAAATACATAAGGACGGCCGATTATTTATTTGTTATTTAGGAGATTTTAAATCTACAGGCGGTATTTTTGCAGCGACAGAAAATGGTGACAACATACAAGATGTTATTGAAGATCTTTCAACAGAATATTGTATTGATGACATGGTGTTTGATTCTAAAGGTGGGTTTTATTTTACAGATTTTAGAGGATACTCTACCAATCCACTAGGCGGTGTTTATTATGTTGCGCCGGGCTTTAAAACAGTAACGCCTATCATTCAAAATATCAGTGTAGCTAACGGTATTGCATTAAGTACTGATGAAAAAGTACTATGGGTAACTGAAACGACAGCCAATCGATTACACCGTATTGCACTTGAAGATGATGGTGTTACAATACAACCATTTGGAGCTACCATACCGTACTATTTTACAGGTCATGAAGGACCAGACTCATGTTGTATTGATAGTGATGATAATTTATATGTGGCAATGTATGGTCAAGGCAGAGTGTTAGTATTTAACAAAAGAGGTTATCCAATAGGACAAATATTGATACCAGGACGTGATGAAGGTCATATGTTACGTTCTACACATCCACAATTTATACCTGGAACAAATCAACTCATCATTTGTTCTAATGATATAGAAATGGGCGGAGGATCCATGCTTTATACTGTTAATGGCTTTGCAAAAGGGCATCAAAGTTTTCAGTTTCAATAA
- the pcp gene encoding pyroglutamyl-peptidase I has protein sequence MKILVTGFAPFDNQKINPSWEAVSQLEDHIGEHKINKLKLPTSFKKVDTIINNALASNHYDVVLAIGQAGGRNAITPERVAINIDDARIPDNDDFQPIDQSIHLDGAPAYFSNLPVKAMTQSIIDQGLPGALSNSAGTYVCNHVLYHLGYLKEKYYSHLRFGFIHVPYIPEQVVGKLNTPSMPLEKIVAGLTAAIEAISDDDDLRIALGTTE, from the coding sequence ATGAAAATTTTAGTTACTGGATTTGCACCTTTTGATAATCAAAAAATTAATCCCTCTTGGGAAGCCGTGAGTCAACTAGAAGATCACATTGGTGAACATAAAATCAATAAACTAAAACTACCAACATCTTTTAAAAAAGTAGATACTATTATAAATAATGCCTTGGCGTCTAATCACTATGATGTTGTGCTAGCAATCGGACAAGCTGGTGGTAGAAATGCCATTACCCCTGAACGTGTCGCCATTAATATTGATGATGCACGTATTCCCGATAATGACGATTTTCAACCTATTGATCAATCCATTCATTTAGACGGTGCGCCAGCTTATTTTTCAAATTTACCAGTTAAAGCAATGACTCAAAGTATTATTGATCAAGGACTTCCGGGAGCACTTTCAAATAGCGCAGGTACGTATGTATGTAATCACGTACTTTATCACTTAGGCTATTTAAAGGAAAAGTACTATTCTCACCTTCGCTTTGGATTTATCCATGTGCCATACATACCAGAGCAGGTCGTTGGTAAGCTTAATACACCATCTATGCCATTAGAAAAGATAGTTGCAGGTTTGACTGCAGCCATTGAAGCTATTTCTGATGACGATGATTTACGCATAGCCCTAGGCACAACGGAATAG